In Primulina eburnea isolate SZY01 chromosome 5, ASM2296580v1, whole genome shotgun sequence, a single window of DNA contains:
- the LOC140831732 gene encoding non-specific lipid transfer protein GPI-anchored 25, whose translation MSRPLVLHAALILLLQFATAATPHPSACSDELVTFTTCLPYVSDSPNNLTESPPPQCCDDISTAFSTGSAVCLCYFLLRPGMLGFPLNSSKLMSLTSVCPAKHHDSEASFSLGTLCSESATLPPLQAITGPGRSTPRNSGANVSPPSPPLMGSPQQSPGGSSLPPEADDAELPTQPTPSTTAFLSFATEGFRNFGRVKTLPMKLIFLIYILKLM comes from the exons ATGAGCCGGCCCCTTGTCCTTCACGCCGCCCTCATCCTCCTCCTCCAGTTCGCCACCGCCGCAACACCACATCCATCTGCGTGCTCCGATGAGCTGGTAACCTTCACGACATGTCTTCCCTACGTGTCCGACTCCCCCAACAACCTCACCGAATCTCCTCCCCCTCAGTGCTGCGATGACATTTCCACTGCTTTCTCCACCGGATCCGCTGTATGCCTGTGCTATTTCCTCCTCCGACCTGGAATGCTTGGATTTCCGCTCAATTCCTCGAAGCTGATGTCTCTGACTTCTGTCTGTCCCGCGAAGCATCACGATTCCGAGGCTAGTTTCTCGCTGGGGACTCTATGTTCAG AATCGGCTACCTTGCCTCCACTTCAGGCAATAACAG GTCCTGGTAGATCCACTCCACGCAATTCTG GTGCTAATGTCTCTCCTCCGTCGCCACCTTTGATGGGTTCGCCCCAACAATCACCCGGTGGCAGTTCATTACCTCCAGAAGCTGATGATGCTGAATTGCCGACTCAACCAACACCATCCACAACTGCATTTCTTTCGTTCGCAACTGAAGGTTTTCGCAACTTCGGTCGGGTAAAGACTTTGCCCATGAAGCTGATTTTCCTCATCTACATTTTAAAACTTATGTAA